Proteins encoded by one window of Thalassoroseus pseudoceratinae:
- a CDS encoding efflux RND transporter permease subunit codes for MKFPHFFIERPIFATVLSFLITLVGGITYFLLPASQYPNVAPPTVLVRASYPGATPQVIADTVATPIEQEMNGVDDMLYMESSSSADGTMQLTVTFKLGTNLDDAQVLVQNRVAVAESRLPQTVRQIGVTTKKQIPDMLMVVHLNSPDESRDTLYISNYAFLQVRDALMRLDGVGDIRIAGGNEYAMRVWLDIEKMMHVDMTAGDVMQAIREQNVQVAAGVIGQPPTTDTGAFQLNVTTRGRLKDVEEFGNIIVKRGEQGRVTRLRDVARLELGAQDYSRLSYLDGKPAVAVLIYQRPGTNAVDTAAEVKRTMAELRKDFPEGVDYEVAYNPTDYVEESISEVFDTLLITTLFVILTVFIFLHNWRPTIIPVVAIPISLIGTFAAMQGLGVTLNTLSLFGLVLAIGIVVDDAIVVVENVERLIAEGLSPREASHKAMDEVGSALIATTLVLIAVFVPTVFVPGISGQFYQQFALTISISTAISTFVSLTLTPSLCALLLKPKDGNAEGDLAKGKAARLTGRIRGFLTFPARLFNRTFDIASNIYAGIVARVVRTAAISLFIYAGLLACTWYSFGAVPTGFIPEQDQGYLIVAIRLPDGAALSRTDEVTKRVAKIGSEIDGVAHAVGIVGLSGSTFTISPNAAVSFLPLEDAKERAARGRGANTIAAEMRAAVSDINEAQIFIIPPPPVRGIGRGGGFKMYVQDQSGAGIDALSAVTEKMVEEANQQPGVVQVFTNYRLSVPQIYADVDRVKAQMLDIPMNNVFEALQVYLGSSYINDFNILGRTYRVTAQAEPEFRDEASDILRLRTRSANGDSVSLGSLVEVKQTVGPDRLVRFNLYPSADINGNTVPGFSTGQSLDTMEQLAAQNLPPGFGYAWTELAYQERQAGNIILFLFPLAVLFVFMTLAAQYESWLLPLAIILIVPLCLLFAIIGIWFRGMDNNILTQIGFIVLVGLACKNAILIVEFAKQEEDAGKDRFQAAIDACRLRLRPILMTALSFILGVIPLLVATGAGFEMRRVLGTAVFSGMLGVTFFGLFLTPVFYVVLRRFAKKTDAQALTETPTGDS; via the coding sequence ATGAAATTTCCCCACTTCTTCATTGAACGACCGATTTTCGCCACCGTCTTGTCATTCTTGATTACGCTTGTCGGTGGTATCACGTACTTTTTGCTGCCTGCGTCGCAGTACCCCAATGTGGCACCGCCAACCGTTCTGGTCCGTGCCAGCTACCCGGGTGCGACTCCCCAGGTGATCGCGGATACCGTCGCCACGCCAATTGAACAAGAGATGAACGGCGTCGATGACATGCTCTACATGGAGTCGTCGTCGAGTGCCGACGGTACGATGCAGTTAACGGTGACATTCAAACTCGGGACAAACCTGGATGACGCTCAGGTGTTAGTCCAAAACCGTGTTGCTGTCGCCGAATCACGCCTCCCCCAGACCGTGCGGCAAATCGGCGTGACCACCAAGAAACAGATTCCCGACATGTTGATGGTGGTTCACCTCAACTCGCCGGACGAAAGTCGCGACACGCTCTACATTAGCAATTACGCTTTCTTGCAAGTTCGTGACGCGCTAATGCGTTTGGACGGTGTTGGCGACATTCGTATTGCCGGCGGAAATGAGTACGCTATGCGAGTTTGGCTCGACATCGAAAAAATGATGCACGTCGATATGACTGCCGGCGACGTCATGCAAGCCATTCGCGAGCAGAACGTGCAAGTTGCCGCCGGCGTCATTGGCCAACCGCCCACGACCGACACCGGTGCGTTTCAGTTGAACGTCACAACGCGGGGCCGACTAAAAGATGTCGAAGAGTTCGGCAACATCATCGTCAAACGGGGTGAGCAAGGACGAGTGACCCGACTCAGGGATGTCGCCCGGTTGGAACTCGGTGCTCAGGATTACTCACGCTTGAGCTACCTCGATGGTAAACCTGCAGTGGCGGTGTTGATCTATCAGCGACCAGGGACTAACGCCGTCGATACGGCTGCGGAAGTCAAACGGACCATGGCCGAACTGCGGAAAGACTTTCCCGAGGGCGTGGACTATGAAGTCGCATACAATCCGACGGACTATGTGGAAGAGTCGATCAGCGAAGTGTTTGACACGCTTCTGATCACCACGCTGTTCGTCATCCTGACCGTCTTTATCTTCCTTCACAACTGGCGTCCGACCATCATTCCCGTGGTCGCCATTCCGATTTCGCTTATCGGTACATTTGCTGCCATGCAGGGCTTAGGAGTGACATTAAACACGCTCTCCTTATTCGGTCTGGTATTGGCAATCGGAATCGTCGTGGACGATGCTATTGTCGTCGTTGAAAACGTTGAACGATTGATCGCCGAAGGCCTTTCGCCCCGAGAGGCGTCTCACAAGGCCATGGACGAAGTCGGCTCGGCACTCATCGCCACGACGCTTGTGTTGATCGCGGTGTTCGTGCCAACCGTTTTTGTTCCGGGAATTAGCGGACAGTTCTATCAACAGTTCGCACTCACAATTTCCATATCCACGGCCATCTCAACGTTCGTTTCGTTGACGCTCACACCGTCGCTTTGTGCGTTACTCCTGAAACCCAAAGATGGAAACGCAGAAGGAGATCTAGCGAAAGGCAAGGCAGCTCGACTAACCGGACGCATACGCGGTTTCCTCACCTTTCCCGCTCGACTATTTAACCGAACGTTTGATATTGCTAGTAACATTTATGCGGGAATCGTTGCTCGCGTCGTGCGGACTGCGGCTATCTCCCTATTTATTTACGCGGGTTTGCTTGCCTGCACATGGTACAGCTTCGGCGCGGTTCCAACAGGCTTTATTCCGGAGCAAGATCAAGGGTATCTCATTGTCGCGATTCGGCTCCCCGATGGTGCCGCCCTGTCACGAACCGATGAAGTCACGAAGCGAGTGGCGAAGATCGGTAGTGAGATTGACGGGGTGGCCCACGCCGTTGGGATTGTCGGTCTTTCTGGTTCGACCTTTACTATCAGCCCAAACGCTGCGGTATCGTTCTTGCCATTGGAAGATGCCAAAGAGCGAGCCGCTCGTGGTCGCGGGGCGAATACAATTGCCGCGGAAATGCGTGCAGCCGTCAGCGATATCAACGAAGCCCAGATCTTCATCATTCCGCCGCCGCCCGTTCGCGGTATCGGCCGCGGCGGTGGTTTCAAAATGTATGTCCAAGATCAAAGTGGCGCTGGAATCGACGCACTCAGTGCAGTCACCGAGAAAATGGTGGAGGAAGCCAACCAGCAACCCGGCGTTGTGCAGGTTTTCACGAACTACCGTCTGAGCGTACCGCAGATCTATGCAGACGTGGATCGCGTCAAAGCCCAAATGCTAGACATCCCGATGAACAACGTCTTTGAGGCGTTGCAAGTTTATCTAGGCTCTAGCTACATCAACGACTTTAACATTCTCGGGCGAACGTACCGTGTGACAGCGCAGGCAGAACCGGAATTCCGAGATGAAGCTAGCGACATTCTGCGTCTGCGGACCCGCAGTGCAAACGGTGACAGTGTGTCGCTGGGCAGCCTAGTCGAGGTCAAACAGACCGTCGGGCCCGACCGCCTCGTTCGGTTTAACCTCTATCCATCTGCAGACATCAACGGCAATACTGTCCCTGGTTTCAGTACAGGGCAATCGCTAGACACGATGGAGCAACTCGCAGCGCAAAATTTGCCGCCGGGGTTCGGATATGCATGGACTGAACTCGCTTATCAAGAAAGACAAGCCGGCAACATCATTCTCTTTTTGTTCCCGTTGGCTGTGTTGTTCGTCTTCATGACACTCGCTGCTCAATACGAAAGTTGGCTACTGCCACTTGCAATTATCCTCATCGTCCCGCTCTGCCTACTGTTCGCAATTATTGGCATCTGGTTCCGCGGGATGGACAATAACATTCTGACTCAGATTGGTTTTATTGTGCTCGTCGGGTTGGCATGTAAGAACGCAATTCTCATCGTGGAATTCGCGAAGCAAGAAGAAGACGCGGGAAAAGACCGCTTTCAAGCAGCCATTGACGCATGCCGACTCCGACTGCGGCCGATCTTGATGACAGCGTTGTCGTTCATCTTGGGCGTGATTCCGTTGCTAGTCGCCACCGGTGCTGGTTTTGAAATGCGTCGAGTACTTGGAACCGCAGTGTTCAGCGGAATGCTTGGGGTCACATTCTTCGGACTCTTCCTGACACCTGTCTTTTATGTCGTACTACGACGGTTCGCAAAAAAGACCGACGCACAGGCTCTCACTGAGACTCCCACAGGAGATTCATAA